One Pelodiscus sinensis isolate JC-2024 unplaced genomic scaffold, ASM4963464v1 ctg34, whole genome shotgun sequence DNA segment encodes these proteins:
- the LOC142823881 gene encoding cytochrome P450 2G1-like, with product MGFARFTGRAVAAPTGRRRGRRLTRSHLQHRGAGRRRRAGQGLAGAGVGGPCKGSWGKRAERGKAPSKSAPRDGAALDSAPPDPTSPQLGAEYGPVFTVHRGRRRAVVLWGYEAVQEALEDRAEAFGGRGRLAAWEEALQGFGLLLASGERWQQLRQFSLVALQDLGPGERSVEARIQEEARHLVEEFRKTEGSPFDPAFLLSRAASGVICSVVFGQRFGDTDETFLNALAKSSQALVRLSSTWGQLYEMFSWAMRFLPGAHRQLLRDLEDVRRFIAERVSATRASLDRANPRGVVDCFLVRMEKEVLSPTTEFHLRNLAATVFDLFFLGTETVSATLSYGLLLLLKHPQVAEKVSQEIQRVIGPHRMPAVADRSHMPYTDAVIHEIQRVSDVIPMNFPHALTQDTHFRGYTIPKGTEVLPVLSSVLRDPSHFHRPDSFDPGHFLDAQGGFRRNDAFMPFSAGKRVCMGQALARMELFLFLTAILQSFTLQAPGSLPDMGAPPQASGFVRAPPSYRLCAVPRGAGSEASEEPPKDRPQEEGRVGGSPLNHRPSRTPAMEK from the exons ATGGGTTTTGCACGGTTCACCGGCCGGGCCGTGGCTGCACCCACAGGGCGGCGGCGAGGACGCCGATTGACACGCTCACACCTGCAGCAccggggggcagggcgaaggCGCCGCGCGGGGCAGGGCCTCGCaggggccggggtgggggggccctgcAAAGGCTCGTGGGGCAAGAGGGCAGAAAGGGGCAAAGCCCCCAGCAAATCAGCGCCCAGGGACGGAGCCGCTCTCGACTCTGCCCCACCCGACCCGACGTCTCCGCAGCTCGGGGCCGAGTACGGCCCGGTCTTCACGGTGCACCGGGGCCGCCGGCGGGCGGTGGTGCTGTGGGGCTACGAGGCGGTGCAGGAGGCCCTGGAGGACCGAGCGGAGGCGTTCGGCggcagagggaggctggcggCCTGggaggaggcgctccaggggttTG ggctgctcctggccagtggggagcggTGGCAGCAGCTGCGCCAGTTCTCGCTCGTCGCGCTGCAGGACCTGGGCCCGGGCGAGCGGAGCGTCGAGGCGCGGATCCAGGAGGAGGCCCGGCACCTGGTGGAGGAATTCAGGAAAACCGAGG GTTCTCCCTTCGACCCCGCGTTCCTCCTGAGCCGGGCGGCCTCCGGCGTCATCTGCTCCGTCGTCTTCGGCCAGCGCTTCGGCGACACGGACGAGACCTTCCTCAACGCGCTGGCCAAGAGCAGCCAGGCCTTGGTGCGGCTGAGCTCCACCTGGGGACAG CTCTACGAGATGTTTTCCTGGGCCATGCGCTTCCTCCCGGGCGCCCACCGACAGCTCCTGCGAGACCTGGAGGACGTCCGCCGCTTCATCGCGGAGAGGGTCAGCGCTACCCGGGCGTCTCTGGACCGCGCTAACCCGCGAGGTGTCGTCGACTGCTTCCTCGTCCGGATGGAGAAG GAAGTTCTGAGCCCCACCACGGAATTCCACCTCCGGAACTTGGCCGCCACCGTGTTCGACCTGTTCTTCCTCGGGACGGAGACCGTCAGCGCCACCCTGAGCTAcgggctgctcctcctgctgaAACACCCGCAGGTCGCAG AAAAGGTGAGCCAGGAGATCCAGCGGGTGATTGGGCCCCACCGCATGCCGGCTGTGGCGGACCGGAGCCACATGCCCTACACCGACGCCGTCATCCACGAGATCCAGAGGGTCAGCGATGTGATTCCCATGAACTTCCCGCATGCCCTGACCCAGGACACCCACTTCCGGGGCTACACCATTCCCAAG ggcaCGGAGGTGCTGCCAGTGCTGAGTTCTGTGCTGCGGGACCCCAGCCACTTCCACCGCCCCGACAGCTTCGACCCCGGGCACTTCCTCGATGCGCAGGGGGGCTTCAGGAGAAATGACGCCTTCATGCCGTTCTCAGCAG GGAAGCGTGTCTGCATGGGCCAGGCGCTGGCCCGCATGgagctcttcctcttcctcaccgCCATCCTGCAGAGCTTCACCCTCCAAgcccccggctccctgccagACATGGGCGCCCCACCGCAAGCCAGCGGCTTTGTCCGCGCTCCACCCAGCTACCGGCTCTGTGCGGTGCCCCGCGGGGCAGGCAGCGAAGCGAGCGAGGAGCCCCCCAAAGATCGTCCGCAGGAggaggggcgggtgggggggtctcCACTGAATCACAGACCCTCCAGAACCCCAGCAATGGAAAAATAG